One Corynebacterium efficiens YS-314 DNA segment encodes these proteins:
- a CDS encoding bifunctional sugar phosphate isomerase/epimerase/4-hydroxyphenylpyruvate dioxygenase family protein, giving the protein MRTSIATVCLSGTLAEKLRAAADAGFDGVEIFEQDLTVSPHSPEQIRQRAADLGLTLDLFQPFRDFEGVEEEQFVKNLRRMEAKFALMNRLGIDTILLCSNVATATINDDELFASQLRRAGDLAQRYQVRIAYEALAWGRFVNDFEHAQRIVDMADHPQVGTCLDTFHILSRGWSTDAVEQIPGEKIFFVQLADAPKLSMDILSWSRHHRVFPGEGDFDLVKFMTHLARTGYDGPISLEIFNDSFRKADVARTAVDGLRSLRWLEDQTWHALAEDERDVTLQLSPLPEVAEPAGVDFLEISTGRLGETIRVLHQLGFQLGGHHRSKSDFQVWTQGPVRIVIGDRGPTGAATTITGLGFATPDPASAQQRAHLLQAGTIARTREDDEADLRGAYAPDGTEVFFGEVSPDGFPTWLDEFGVEKTDQVSDSLITGIDHINLAQPWQHFDESILFYTSLMALEARDRDEFPSPIGLISNQVMSSPNDAVRLLLSIAPEDGEQGDFLDAAYPEHIALTTTDIVAVARRARKRGLAFLPVPENYFEDLQARFDLDPEFLDLLRENNLLYDRDDHGGEFLHFYTRTLGTMFIEVVERRGGFTGWGETNAPVRLAAQYRTIRDAERGVPR; this is encoded by the coding sequence ATGCGCACGTCGATCGCCACCGTCTGTTTATCAGGAACCCTCGCCGAGAAACTCCGCGCCGCCGCCGACGCCGGCTTTGACGGCGTGGAAATCTTCGAACAGGACCTCACCGTCTCCCCCCACTCCCCGGAGCAGATCCGGCAGCGGGCCGCCGACCTGGGGCTGACCCTGGATCTCTTCCAGCCCTTCCGGGATTTCGAGGGGGTGGAGGAGGAACAGTTCGTGAAGAATCTCCGCCGCATGGAGGCGAAGTTCGCACTGATGAACCGGTTGGGGATCGACACCATCCTGCTGTGCTCCAATGTCGCCACCGCGACCATCAACGATGATGAACTCTTCGCCAGCCAGCTGCGCCGCGCCGGGGACCTGGCACAGCGCTACCAGGTCCGCATCGCTTATGAGGCGCTGGCGTGGGGGCGGTTCGTCAACGATTTCGAGCATGCCCAGCGCATCGTCGACATGGCCGACCACCCCCAGGTGGGCACCTGCCTGGATACCTTCCACATCCTCTCCCGCGGGTGGTCCACCGACGCGGTGGAGCAGATCCCCGGCGAGAAGATCTTCTTCGTCCAGCTTGCCGATGCCCCCAAGCTCAGCATGGACATCCTGTCCTGGTCCCGCCACCACCGGGTCTTCCCCGGGGAGGGCGATTTCGACCTGGTGAAATTCATGACCCACCTCGCCCGCACCGGATACGACGGACCCATCTCCCTGGAGATCTTCAATGATTCCTTCCGCAAGGCCGATGTGGCCCGCACGGCCGTCGATGGTCTGCGGTCCCTGCGCTGGTTGGAGGACCAGACGTGGCACGCCCTGGCCGAGGACGAACGCGATGTGACCCTGCAGCTGTCCCCGCTGCCGGAGGTCGCAGAACCCGCCGGTGTGGATTTCCTCGAGATCTCCACCGGACGGCTGGGGGAGACCATCCGGGTGCTCCACCAGCTGGGTTTCCAGCTCGGTGGCCACCACCGCAGCAAATCCGACTTCCAGGTCTGGACCCAGGGGCCGGTCCGCATCGTCATCGGTGACCGCGGGCCCACCGGCGCCGCCACCACCATCACCGGGCTCGGTTTCGCCACCCCGGATCCGGCCTCCGCGCAGCAGCGCGCCCATCTCCTCCAGGCGGGCACCATCGCCCGGACCCGCGAGGACGATGAGGCAGATCTGCGGGGCGCCTACGCCCCCGACGGCACCGAGGTGTTCTTCGGTGAGGTCAGCCCGGACGGATTCCCCACCTGGCTCGATGAGTTCGGTGTGGAGAAGACCGACCAGGTGTCCGACAGCCTCATCACCGGGATCGACCACATCAACCTCGCTCAGCCCTGGCAGCACTTCGACGAGTCCATCCTCTTCTACACCTCCCTCATGGCGCTGGAGGCCCGCGACCGCGATGAGTTCCCCAGCCCCATCGGTCTGATCAGCAACCAGGTGATGAGCTCACCCAATGACGCCGTGCGTCTGCTGCTCAGCATCGCCCCGGAGGACGGGGAACAGGGTGATTTCCTGGACGCCGCCTACCCCGAGCACATCGCGCTCACCACCACCGATATCGTCGCGGTGGCCCGCCGTGCACGCAAGCGTGGCCTGGCGTTCCTCCCCGTCCCGGAGAACTACTTCGAGGACCTGCAGGCACGTTTCGATCTCGACCCGGAGTTCCTGGATCTGCTACGCGAGAACAACCTGCTCTATGACCGTGATGACCACGGTGGGGAATTCCTCCACTTCTACACCCGCACCCTGGGCACCATGTTCATCGAGGTCGTGGAACGCCGCGGTGGTTTCACCGGCTGGGGTGAGACCAACGCACCGGTTCGGCTCGCCGCCCAGTACCGCACGATCCGCGACGCCGAGCGCGGGGTCCCGCGCTAA
- the aroQ gene encoding type II 3-dehydroquinate dehydratase: protein MTGRILLLNGPNLNMLGLREPEIYGHATLDDVVELVRARAEHHGLEVDAVQSNHEGDLIDALHRARGTHLGCVLNPGGLTHTSVSLLDAVKASELPTVEVHISNPHARESFRHHSYISPVAAAVIAGAGVDGYGFAVDILANNHLQRTASQ from the coding sequence ATGACGGGCAGGATTCTGCTGCTCAACGGCCCCAACCTCAATATGTTGGGGCTGCGGGAACCGGAGATCTACGGCCACGCCACCCTGGATGATGTGGTGGAGCTGGTCCGAGCGCGGGCAGAACACCACGGACTTGAGGTGGATGCGGTGCAGAGCAACCACGAGGGCGATCTCATCGACGCCCTGCACCGAGCCCGGGGCACCCACCTCGGGTGTGTGCTCAACCCGGGCGGGCTCACCCACACCTCCGTGTCACTGCTCGACGCGGTGAAGGCCTCCGAGCTGCCCACCGTGGAGGTGCACATCAGCAACCCCCACGCGCGGGAGAGCTTCCGCCACCACTCCTATATCTCCCCGGTCGCCGCGGCCGTCATCGCCGGTGCCGGCGTGGACGGGTACGGTTTCGCCGTGGACATCCTCGCCAACAACCATCTTCAAAGGACAGCGTCACAGTAA
- a CDS encoding quinate/shikimate dehydrogenase (NAD+), protein MNHDSILLGLIGEDISLSRTPAMHEAEGLAQGAATVYRRIDTLTDRARGRSLQELLDAARSTGFNGLNITHPYKQAVLPLLDEVSEQAAQLGAVNTVVIGEDGRTSGHNTDVTGFARGLEEGLPDATMTTVVQVGAGGVGNAVAYSLVTHGVEQLQVADLDPARAQALADAINSAIGREAVHGIDARGVEEAIAAADGVVNATPMGMLAHPGTAFDTSCLTPHHWVGDVVYMPIETQLLKDARALGCRTLDGTRMAIHQAVDAFRLFTGLEPDVERMRATFLSL, encoded by the coding sequence ATGAACCACGACAGTATTCTCCTCGGACTGATCGGCGAGGACATCTCCCTCTCCCGTACCCCGGCCATGCACGAGGCGGAGGGCCTCGCCCAGGGCGCGGCGACCGTCTACCGACGCATCGACACCCTCACCGACCGTGCCCGGGGTCGCTCCCTCCAGGAGCTTCTCGACGCCGCCCGCTCCACCGGTTTCAACGGCCTCAACATCACCCACCCCTACAAGCAGGCGGTCCTGCCGCTGCTGGATGAGGTCTCCGAGCAGGCCGCCCAGCTGGGTGCGGTCAACACCGTCGTCATCGGTGAGGACGGTCGCACGAGCGGGCACAACACCGATGTCACCGGGTTCGCCCGCGGACTGGAGGAGGGCCTGCCCGACGCCACCATGACCACCGTGGTGCAGGTCGGCGCCGGCGGCGTGGGTAATGCCGTGGCCTACTCCCTGGTCACCCACGGGGTGGAACAGCTGCAGGTGGCGGACCTGGATCCGGCCCGTGCGCAGGCGCTCGCCGACGCCATCAACTCTGCCATCGGTCGCGAGGCCGTCCACGGCATCGACGCCCGTGGTGTGGAGGAGGCCATCGCCGCCGCGGACGGCGTGGTCAACGCCACCCCGATGGGCATGCTCGCCCACCCGGGCACCGCCTTCGACACCTCGTGCCTGACCCCACACCACTGGGTGGGGGATGTCGTGTACATGCCCATTGAGACTCAGCTGCTCAAGGACGCCCGTGCGCTGGGTTGCCGCACCCTGGATGGCACCCGCATGGCGATCCACCAGGCGGTGGATGCCTTCCGCCTGTTCACCGGGCTGGAGCCCGATGTGGAGCGGATGCGCGCAACGTTCCTGTCCCTCTAG
- a CDS encoding IS982-like element ISCef3 family transposase, which translates to MNNKLNTLLTTLYVTLVDRVLPDLDYDRTHRPGRRPALDDAELLCLAVAQHLLHGSSSESRWVRYARAHLTGMFPAMPQQSGYNKRIRAAGPLISAVITALAKDTASWHEILRLLDSTPVPCGTSRETVKRSDLVGHAGYGYCASHSRFFWGFRLYLVCTPDGMPVIWGLANPKIGERETTQVLLDHDCHLVHDGQVILADKGFAGKEFEAFVTDELGAHLVRPDRKDEKPRFGALGGIRQWVESVFDTLKGQLGLEQHGGRTVEGVYARVAAKLLALAAGIWHNWLIDAPNKRSLIAYDH; encoded by the coding sequence GTGAACAACAAACTAAACACTCTCCTGACCACACTCTACGTCACCCTGGTCGACCGTGTCCTGCCCGATCTGGACTACGACCGGACTCACCGCCCAGGGCGCCGACCAGCCCTCGATGACGCCGAACTGCTGTGCCTGGCCGTCGCCCAACACCTGCTGCACGGATCCTCCTCAGAATCCCGATGGGTGCGCTACGCCCGGGCACACCTGACCGGAATGTTCCCGGCGATGCCCCAACAATCGGGCTACAACAAGCGCATCCGGGCCGCCGGCCCGTTGATCAGCGCGGTGATCACCGCCCTGGCCAAAGACACCGCCTCCTGGCACGAGATCCTGCGACTACTCGACTCCACCCCGGTACCCTGCGGCACCTCAAGAGAGACAGTCAAACGCTCTGACCTGGTCGGGCATGCCGGCTACGGCTACTGCGCTTCGCATTCGAGGTTCTTCTGGGGTTTTCGCCTGTATCTGGTCTGCACCCCGGACGGGATGCCGGTGATCTGGGGGCTGGCCAACCCGAAGATCGGCGAGCGGGAAACCACCCAGGTCCTGCTTGATCATGACTGTCATCTGGTGCACGACGGGCAGGTCATCCTGGCGGACAAGGGCTTCGCCGGGAAAGAGTTCGAGGCGTTTGTCACCGACGAGCTTGGCGCCCACCTCGTCCGTCCCGACCGCAAGGATGAAAAGCCCCGGTTCGGGGCCCTCGGTGGTATCCGCCAGTGGGTCGAGTCCGTCTTCGACACGCTTAAAGGCCAACTCGGCCTCGAGCAGCACGGCGGGCGCACCGTCGAAGGCGTCTACGCCCGAGTCGCCGCGAAACTTTTGGCCCTGGCCGCCGGGATCTGGCACAACTGGCTCATCGACGCCCCCAACAAACGCTCCCTGATCGCCTACGACCACTAA